Proteins encoded together in one Musa acuminata AAA Group cultivar baxijiao chromosome BXJ3-6, Cavendish_Baxijiao_AAA, whole genome shotgun sequence window:
- the LOC135640216 gene encoding uncharacterized protein At5g01610-like gives MDQILNKVGSYWINKRANKEISSVGDDLNSLSSSIEGGAKWLVNKLKGKMQKSLPELLREYDMPIGLFPQDATHYEFNEETGKLTVFIPSICEVGYRDSSVLRFLNIVTGYLEKGKLVDIEGIKTKVLIWSKVTRISTEGSKIHFTTGVKKTRSRDAYQVLRAGITVDKF, from the exons ATGGATCAGATACTGAACAAGGTCGGGTCGTATTGGATTAACAAGAGAGCCAACAAGGAGATTTCCTCCGTCGGTGACGACCTCAAC TCACTCTCTAGCAGCATTGAAGGGGGAGCAAAATGGTTGGTCAATAAGTTAAAAG GAAAGATGCAGAAATCATTGCCTGAACTGCTGAGGGAATACGACATGCCAATAGGCCTCTTTCCACAAGATGCCACTCACTACGAATTTAACGAAGAGacggggaagcttactgttttcaTACCCTCCATATGCGAGGTGGGTTACAGGGATTCCTCGGTCTTGCGATTTTTAAACATCGTGACTGGGTATCTGGAGAAAGGAAAGCTAGTTGACATAGAAGGAATCAAGACCAAAGTGCTGATTTGGTCGAAAGTAACTCGCATCTCCACGGAAGGATCCAAAATACATTTCACCACTGGAGTGAAGAAAACCCGGAGTCGTGATGCATATCAGGTGCTCAGAGCTGGTATCACTGTGGATAAATTTTAG
- the LOC135640234 gene encoding small ribosomal subunit protein eS7 → MFTARKKIQKEKGLEPTEFEDTVAQAFFDLENGNQELKSDLKDLYINSAIQMDVAGNRKAVVIHVPYRLRKAFKKIHVRLVRELEKKFSGKDVVLIATRRILRPPKKGSAVVRPRSRTLTAVHDGILEDVVYPAEIVGKRIRYRLDGSKIVKIFLDPKERNNTEYKLESFTGVYRKLCGKDVVFEYPLTETA, encoded by the exons atgttTACTGCAAGGAAGAAAATCCAGAAGGAAAAGGGTTTGGAGCCAACAGAGTTTGAGGACACTGTTGCTCAG GCATTCTTTGATTTGGAGAATGGTAATCAGGAGCTGAAGAGCGACTTGAAGGACCTCTATATCAATTCGGCCAT TCAAATGGATGTAGCGGGCAACAGGAAAGCTGTTGTTATTCATGTTCCTTATAGGCTTCGGAAGGCCTTTAAGAAGATTCATGTGAGGCTGGTCAGAGAATTGGAGAAGAAGTTCAGTGGGAAG GATGTGGTTCTTATTGCAACAAGGAGGATACTCAGACCTCCAAAGAAAGGTTCTGCTGTTGTGCGCCCACGCAGCCGCACTCTCACTGCAGTTCACGATGGCATCTTGGAGGATGTTGTCTACCCAGCTGAGATTGTTGGGAAGCGCATAAGATATCGTTTGGATGGCTCCAAGATTGTGAAG ATATTCCTGGACCCAAAGGAACGCAACAACACGGAGTACAAGCTGGAGTCATTCACTGGTGTCTATCGAAAGCTTTGCGGAAAGGATGTTGTCTTCGAGTACCCTCTGACCGAGACTGCATGA
- the LOC103987921 gene encoding protein trichome birefringence-like 33 isoform X1: protein MSSFTIHLTTLSLIVFVAILYTEKRSLEKPQQLKLIIQQEYVPVQSKESKWKDVGMPFTTDIANDISLQMANGSTTKGAGAPLAAGGTEKEKEEEEEEELDVDVDGEDDEYVPFAVGRTEEGCDVFSGKWVYDKASMPHYAEQECRYINPQFKCEAFGRPDRAYQFWRWQPHGCSLQSRFNATFMLERLRGKRILFVGDSLSGGQFFSMVCLLDRHIARFRKGHKRSPSLTIFAAPEYNVTIEFYWAPFLVESNCDNSTNHRVKERVIHLYPGSIEKHAEDWKGADVLVFNTYTWWLTGTNMKTLRGASRDGAKFIKEMELEKAYRLVLKRMVRWLERNLDPLKTRVFFTSMSPTHFRSIDWGGDRQGNCYGQRMPIFDPTYWGSASKKSVMQVVSEVLGKTKLPITVLNITQLSEYRRDAHTSIYKQQRYPLTNQQRRNPRSYADCVHWCLPGLQDTWNELFYNKLFFP from the exons ATGAGTTCCTTCACTATCCACCTCACGACTCTCTCCCTCATCGTCTTCGTTGCCATTCTTTACACGGAGAAGCGGTCTCTAGAGAAACCCCAGCAGCTGAAGCTAATCATACAGCAAGAGTACGTGCCGGTTCAGAGCAAGGAATCTAAGTGGAAGGACGTGGGCATGCCATTCACCACTGATATAGCGAACGATATCAGCTTGCAGATGGCCAATGGGAGCACCACGAAGGGTGCAGGTGCGCCCCTCGCCGCAGGAGGgacggagaaggagaaggaagaggaggaggaagaggaactgGACGTGGATGTGGATGGCGAGGACGATGAGTATGTGCCGTTCGCCGTCGGGAGGACCGAAGAAGGGTGTGATGTGTTCAGCGGCAAGTGGGTGTACGACAAGGCGTCGATGCCTCATTACGCCGAGCAGGAGTGCCGCTACATCAACCCTCAGTTCAAGTGCGAAGCTTTTGGGAGGCCCGACAGGGCTTACCAGTTTTGGAGATGGCAACCTCATGGATGCTCTCTGCAGAG CAGATTCAACGCCACGTTCATGCTGGAACGGCTGAGAGGCAAGCGCATCTTGTTCGTCGGAGACTCCTTGAGCGGCGGCCAGTTCTTCTCCATGGTGTGTCTCCTGGACCGACACATCGCCCGCTTCCGCAAGGGCCATAAACGCTCTCCATCCCTTACCATCTTCGCAGCTCCG GAGTACAACGTCACGATCGAGTTCTACTGGGCACCATTTCTCGTCGAATCGAACTGCGACAACTCGACGAATCACCGGGTGAAGGAACGAGTCATACATCTGTATCCAGGATCGATCGAGAAGCATGCCGAGGACTGGAAGGGAGCAGATGTTTTGGTCTTCAACACGTATACGTGGTGGCTGACAGGAACGAACATGAAGACTCT GCGCGGGGCTTCTCGAGATGGAGCAAAGTTCATCAAGGAGATGGAGCTTGAGAAGGCGTACCGGCTGGTGTTGAAGAGGATGGTGAGGTGGCTGGAGAGGAACTTGGATCCCCTCAAGACCAGAGTCTTCTTCACAAGCATGTCACCTACTCATTTCAG GAGCATTGACTGGGGAGGGGATCGCCAGGGGAACTGCTACGGGCAAAGGATGCCGATATTTGACCCAACCTACTGGGGCTCTGCTTCGAAGAAGAGCGTGATGCAGGTGGTCTCCGAGGTCCTGGGCAAGACGAAGCTTCCCATCACCGTCCTCAACATCACACAGCTCTCGGAGTATCGCAGGGACGCGCACACCAGCATCTACAAGCAGCAAAGGTACCCGCTGACGAACCAGCAGAGAAGAAACCCGAGGAGCTACGCCGACTGCGTGCATTGGTGCTTGCCTGGCCTCCAGGACACCTGGAATGAGCTCTTCTACAACAAGCTCTTCTTCCCTTAG
- the LOC103987921 gene encoding protein trichome birefringence-like 33 isoform X2, producing MSSFTIHLTTLSLIVFVAILYTEKRSLEKPQQLKLIIQQEYVPVQSKESKWKDVGMPFTTDIANDISLQMANGSTTKGAGAPLAAGGTEKEKEEEEEEELDVDVDGEDDEYVPFAVGRTEEGCDVFSGKWVYDKASMPHYAEQECRYINPQFKCEAFGRPDRAYQFWRWQPHGCSLQRFNATFMLERLRGKRILFVGDSLSGGQFFSMVCLLDRHIARFRKGHKRSPSLTIFAAPEYNVTIEFYWAPFLVESNCDNSTNHRVKERVIHLYPGSIEKHAEDWKGADVLVFNTYTWWLTGTNMKTLRGASRDGAKFIKEMELEKAYRLVLKRMVRWLERNLDPLKTRVFFTSMSPTHFRSIDWGGDRQGNCYGQRMPIFDPTYWGSASKKSVMQVVSEVLGKTKLPITVLNITQLSEYRRDAHTSIYKQQRYPLTNQQRRNPRSYADCVHWCLPGLQDTWNELFYNKLFFP from the exons ATGAGTTCCTTCACTATCCACCTCACGACTCTCTCCCTCATCGTCTTCGTTGCCATTCTTTACACGGAGAAGCGGTCTCTAGAGAAACCCCAGCAGCTGAAGCTAATCATACAGCAAGAGTACGTGCCGGTTCAGAGCAAGGAATCTAAGTGGAAGGACGTGGGCATGCCATTCACCACTGATATAGCGAACGATATCAGCTTGCAGATGGCCAATGGGAGCACCACGAAGGGTGCAGGTGCGCCCCTCGCCGCAGGAGGgacggagaaggagaaggaagaggaggaggaagaggaactgGACGTGGATGTGGATGGCGAGGACGATGAGTATGTGCCGTTCGCCGTCGGGAGGACCGAAGAAGGGTGTGATGTGTTCAGCGGCAAGTGGGTGTACGACAAGGCGTCGATGCCTCATTACGCCGAGCAGGAGTGCCGCTACATCAACCCTCAGTTCAAGTGCGAAGCTTTTGGGAGGCCCGACAGGGCTTACCAGTTTTGGAGATGGCAACCTCATGGATGCTCTCTGCAGAG ATTCAACGCCACGTTCATGCTGGAACGGCTGAGAGGCAAGCGCATCTTGTTCGTCGGAGACTCCTTGAGCGGCGGCCAGTTCTTCTCCATGGTGTGTCTCCTGGACCGACACATCGCCCGCTTCCGCAAGGGCCATAAACGCTCTCCATCCCTTACCATCTTCGCAGCTCCG GAGTACAACGTCACGATCGAGTTCTACTGGGCACCATTTCTCGTCGAATCGAACTGCGACAACTCGACGAATCACCGGGTGAAGGAACGAGTCATACATCTGTATCCAGGATCGATCGAGAAGCATGCCGAGGACTGGAAGGGAGCAGATGTTTTGGTCTTCAACACGTATACGTGGTGGCTGACAGGAACGAACATGAAGACTCT GCGCGGGGCTTCTCGAGATGGAGCAAAGTTCATCAAGGAGATGGAGCTTGAGAAGGCGTACCGGCTGGTGTTGAAGAGGATGGTGAGGTGGCTGGAGAGGAACTTGGATCCCCTCAAGACCAGAGTCTTCTTCACAAGCATGTCACCTACTCATTTCAG GAGCATTGACTGGGGAGGGGATCGCCAGGGGAACTGCTACGGGCAAAGGATGCCGATATTTGACCCAACCTACTGGGGCTCTGCTTCGAAGAAGAGCGTGATGCAGGTGGTCTCCGAGGTCCTGGGCAAGACGAAGCTTCCCATCACCGTCCTCAACATCACACAGCTCTCGGAGTATCGCAGGGACGCGCACACCAGCATCTACAAGCAGCAAAGGTACCCGCTGACGAACCAGCAGAGAAGAAACCCGAGGAGCTACGCCGACTGCGTGCATTGGTGCTTGCCTGGCCTCCAGGACACCTGGAATGAGCTCTTCTACAACAAGCTCTTCTTCCCTTAG